The Oscillospiraceae bacterium genome has a segment encoding these proteins:
- a CDS encoding FUSC family protein, with protein MTFYQELQLNQAGSKNLLKKSETLKEKLYHMWVYLVKIAATMAFCFFFVSIFSILFGNENSIVGVVVLLCLMVFRNADLGIHTGQSTMLLALFFVIMTVCPHLANQFSPVLGMLLNIAALAVLILFGCHNPSMFNQSTLVLGYLLLYGYDVTGKSYQMRLVGMALGAALTCFVFYRNHKNRTYKRNLKDLIQEFDITSSRTKWQICQILCVPIVLCIAELCNMPRAMWAGIAAMSVILPSMEDMHYRVRKRIVGNIAGIICFTVLYFLLPSSIYAYIGILGGIGVGFSAQYGWQAVFNTFGALAIAAETYGLQGAVSLRVIQNVFGVVFALAFCVIFYWFMPKKKESEVTVHAE; from the coding sequence ATGACATTTTATCAGGAGTTGCAGTTAAATCAGGCAGGTTCTAAAAACCTGTTGAAAAAGAGTGAAACACTAAAAGAAAAATTATATCACATGTGGGTATATCTGGTGAAGATAGCTGCTACAATGGCATTTTGTTTTTTCTTTGTTAGTATTTTCAGCATCCTATTTGGAAATGAGAACAGCATTGTAGGTGTAGTAGTCTTATTATGTCTCATGGTGTTTAGGAATGCGGATCTGGGGATCCACACCGGACAATCTACGATGCTTTTGGCTTTGTTCTTTGTAATTATGACTGTATGTCCGCATTTAGCAAATCAGTTTTCACCGGTATTGGGAATGCTGTTAAATATTGCGGCACTGGCTGTGTTGATTCTGTTCGGATGCCATAATCCATCCATGTTTAATCAATCTACATTGGTTCTTGGGTATCTGCTGCTATATGGTTATGATGTTACGGGAAAAAGCTATCAGATGCGATTAGTCGGAATGGCTTTAGGTGCAGCACTTACCTGCTTCGTATTTTATCGAAATCATAAAAACAGAACTTATAAAAGAAATCTGAAAGATCTGATACAAGAATTTGATATCACTTCTTCCAGAACAAAATGGCAGATATGTCAGATTTTATGCGTACCGATTGTCCTTTGTATTGCAGAACTTTGTAATATGCCACGTGCAATGTGGGCTGGTATTGCGGCCATGTCCGTGATTTTGCCGTCTATGGAAGATATGCACTACAGAGTCCGCAAAAGGATTGTCGGAAATATTGCAGGTATTATATGTTTTACAGTATTATATTTTCTGCTTCCTTCGTCAATCTATGCATATATAGGAATTCTTGGTGGAATCGGTGTAGGATTTTCAGCACAATATGGCTGGCAGGCAGTATTTAACACATTTGGTGCTTTAGCCATTGCTGCAGAGACATATGGACTACAAGGAGCGGTTAGTCTTAGAGTGATTCAAAATGTTTTTGGTGTTGTGTTTGCTTTAGCATTTTGTGTTATATTTTATTGGTTTATGCCTAAAAAAAAGGAAAGTGAGGTGACCGTACATGCAGAGTGA
- a CDS encoding HAMP domain-containing histidine kinase, producing MEQKKEKGLRIRSCLTGAIWLALLFSTVISALLFAFLNHFFNLPGSIPVLGWLLIFNTLIAGLITSFINAKLLEPITRLSKAMKEVSQGDFEQHLETNSRIAEIGESYQSFNVMTKELRATEVLQMDFVSDVSHEFKTPINAIEGYTMLLQGEELSPDQEEYVEKILFNTQRLSGLVGNILLLSKLENQNIPMKKTEYRLDEQIRQAVLSLETKWTEKEIGFQVELEEVKYTGNEGLFMHIWINLLDNAIKFSPSKGTITMFLKQEQDSVKFILEDEGPGIEDDVKSRIFDKFYQVDGSHKAEGNGLGLALVKRIVDSAGGTIKAENREYGGCRFVIELPKQKDEII from the coding sequence ATGGAACAAAAGAAAGAAAAAGGATTGCGGATCCGATCCTGTCTGACTGGTGCAATCTGGCTGGCACTTTTATTTTCAACAGTCATATCTGCTTTATTATTTGCTTTTTTGAATCATTTTTTTAATCTGCCGGGCAGCATACCTGTGCTTGGCTGGCTTTTGATTTTCAATACATTGATTGCAGGGCTGATCACTTCCTTTATTAACGCAAAGTTACTGGAACCAATTACCAGACTTAGTAAAGCAATGAAGGAAGTTTCTCAGGGAGATTTTGAACAGCATTTGGAAACGAACAGCCGTATAGCAGAAATTGGAGAATCTTATCAAAGTTTTAACGTTATGACAAAAGAACTTCGTGCAACAGAGGTGCTGCAGATGGATTTTGTATCTGATGTTTCTCATGAGTTTAAGACCCCGATTAATGCCATTGAAGGATATACAATGCTGCTTCAGGGAGAAGAACTGTCTCCGGATCAAGAGGAATATGTAGAAAAAATCTTATTTAACACCCAAAGACTTTCCGGATTGGTTGGTAATATTTTGCTGTTATCCAAGTTAGAGAATCAGAATATACCAATGAAAAAAACAGAATATCGTCTGGATGAACAGATCCGTCAGGCAGTTCTTTCATTGGAAACAAAATGGACAGAAAAAGAAATTGGTTTTCAGGTAGAATTGGAGGAAGTTAAATATACTGGGAATGAAGGACTTTTTATGCATATCTGGATAAATCTTTTGGATAATGCGATTAAGTTCAGCCCTTCAAAGGGGACAATTACGATGTTTCTGAAACAAGAACAGGATTCTGTTAAGTTCATTCTGGAAGATGAAGGACCAGGAATAGAGGATGATGTAAAATCCAGAATATTTGACAAGTTCTATCAGGTAGATGGATCTCATAAAGCAGAAGGAAATGGCCTAGGTCTTGCACTTGTAAAACGGATTGTAGATAGTGCCGGAGGAACAATCAAAGCAGAAAACCGTGAATATGGTGGATGCAGATTTGTTATAGAGCTGCCAAAGCAGAAAGATGAGATTATCTAG
- a CDS encoding response regulator transcription factor, producing the protein MGKVSVLIRRKENVFQILIVEDDKELSQLFQKVLEKNGYQVKSASDGAQALEVLDKEYIDLIISDIMMPVMDGYELVSELRSAGYQIPVLMITAKGSFDDMRQGFLSGSDDYMVKPVNVNEMVLRVGALLRRAQILNEHKIVIGSTEFDYDAMTVTTDKESLVLPKKEFLLLYKLAASPGRTFTKQQLMDEVWGYETEADPHTIEVHIGRIRERFKDNPDFEIVTMRGIGYKVVKK; encoded by the coding sequence ATGGGCAAGGTATCTGTTTTAATAAGGAGGAAGGAAAACGTGTTTCAAATATTGATTGTAGAAGATGATAAAGAATTAAGCCAGCTATTCCAAAAAGTGCTTGAGAAGAATGGATATCAAGTCAAAAGTGCATCGGATGGAGCACAGGCATTAGAAGTATTGGATAAGGAATATATTGATCTGATCATTTCTGATATTATGATGCCGGTTATGGATGGCTATGAACTGGTGTCAGAACTTCGCTCAGCAGGATATCAGATACCAGTGCTTATGATCACTGCGAAAGGTTCCTTTGATGATATGCGCCAGGGATTTCTTTCGGGAAGTGACGATTATATGGTAAAACCGGTAAATGTGAATGAAATGGTTTTAAGAGTCGGAGCACTGCTTCGACGTGCACAGATACTGAATGAACACAAAATTGTGATCGGTTCAACAGAGTTTGATTATGATGCAATGACGGTTACAACTGATAAGGAAAGTCTTGTTTTGCCTAAAAAAGAATTCCTGCTTTTATATAAGCTTGCAGCTTCGCCAGGCAGAACATTTACAAAACAACAGTTGATGGATGAAGTATGGGGATACGAGACGGAGGCAGACCCACATACGATAGAGGTACATATAGGAAGAATCAGAGAGCGTTTTAAAGATAACCCTGATTTTGAAATCGTAACAATGCGTGGAATTGGATACAAGGTGGTGAAAAAATAA
- a CDS encoding phospholipase D family protein, with the protein MKKYKICKILLVILSIFLCVVFYESFGICIAYKKQPEVSNTIKKETQNDSWNERSENMERAVIIEKNPEALLQRVRLIRNAKEDIILSTFAFQSDESGKLILGALHDAADRGVHIRLLVDGMDSWIDMEGNPYFYGLSSHENVEIKLYNKANPLKPWKMMGRMHDKYLIADGKRYILGGRNTHNYFLGDFPGHKNYDRDVLVVCDEPEKENSVNQLLEYFETIWEQEDSGYFHDNKKLANRKSVKNAVLELQNGYQKYFEENKERICDTDYTDETFETEKIALVSNPIYTGSKEPVVWYQLGELMKNAKNRVKIHTPYIICDDMMCNTCEEISENVSDFSIMTNSVANNGNPFGAADYAKNRNRILSTGINIWEYEGGYSYHGKSILIDDDLSVIGSFNMDMRSAYLDTELMLVIRSKDINKQLEEDMMEYERVSRQVLEDGTYRDPYHVEPIELTKKRQRILFLVQHLLGWARYLF; encoded by the coding sequence ATGAAAAAGTATAAAATATGTAAAATCCTTCTTGTTATACTGTCAATTTTTTTATGTGTGGTTTTTTATGAATCATTTGGAATCTGTATTGCATATAAAAAACAGCCGGAAGTGTCTAATACCATCAAAAAAGAAACACAAAATGATTCGTGGAACGAACGCAGCGAGAATATGGAACGAGCAGTGATCATAGAAAAAAATCCAGAAGCACTTTTACAAAGAGTGCGTTTGATCCGAAATGCAAAAGAAGACATTATTCTTTCTACTTTTGCATTTCAATCAGATGAAAGTGGAAAATTGATCTTAGGAGCACTGCATGATGCGGCAGACAGAGGTGTACATATTCGTCTGTTAGTAGATGGAATGGATAGCTGGATTGATATGGAAGGAAATCCGTATTTCTATGGATTATCTTCCCATGAGAATGTTGAAATTAAACTATATAATAAGGCCAATCCGTTGAAACCATGGAAGATGATGGGTAGAATGCATGATAAATATTTGATTGCAGATGGAAAGAGATATATTCTTGGGGGAAGAAATACACACAATTATTTCCTGGGTGATTTTCCGGGACATAAGAACTATGACAGAGACGTGTTAGTGGTTTGCGATGAACCTGAGAAAGAAAATTCAGTTAACCAGTTGTTAGAGTATTTTGAAACGATATGGGAACAAGAAGACAGTGGTTATTTTCATGACAATAAAAAACTGGCAAATAGAAAATCTGTAAAGAACGCAGTTTTAGAGCTGCAGAACGGCTATCAGAAATATTTTGAAGAGAATAAGGAAAGAATCTGCGATACCGATTACACGGACGAAACTTTTGAGACAGAAAAGATTGCATTAGTGTCAAATCCTATTTACACAGGTTCCAAAGAACCGGTAGTGTGGTATCAGTTGGGAGAATTGATGAAAAATGCAAAAAATCGTGTGAAGATCCACACGCCATATATTATCTGTGATGATATGATGTGTAATACATGCGAGGAGATTTCAGAGAACGTTTCAGATTTTTCTATCATGACAAATTCAGTTGCGAATAATGGGAATCCATTTGGGGCTGCCGATTATGCGAAAAACAGAAATAGAATCTTAAGTACAGGAATTAATATCTGGGAATATGAAGGCGGTTATTCATACCACGGAAAAAGTATTCTGATTGACGATGATCTGTCTGTAATCGGTTCCTTTAATATGGACATGAGAAGTGCATATCTGGATACGGAACTGATGCTTGTAATTCGCAGTAAAGATATTAATAAACAGTTGGAAGAGGACATGATGGAATATGAAAGAGTGTCCCGCCAGGTATTGGAAGATGGAACCTATCGTGATCCATATCATGTAGAGCCAATCGAATTAACAAAGAAACGTCAGAGAATATTATTTTTGGTACAGCATCTGCTTGGATGGGCAAGGTATCTGTTTTAA
- a CDS encoding MarR family transcriptional regulator, which yields MGAGTSAEEFFLKSINVESIFEFIERTDYLFLYSIKECVEKSDCHEGVYLSEVAEYMKLSIPETSKMVKSLENKGYIIWKLDEKKERTYLVLTNKAIELSNCQKEKMIEAYEKIISNIQEDDLAVTQCTLRKIRQLMEEIK from the coding sequence ATGGGAGCAGGAACCAGTGCAGAGGAGTTTTTTTTAAAGAGCATCAATGTTGAAAGCATATTTGAATTTATTGAAAGAACAGATTATTTGTTCCTTTATAGTATAAAGGAATGTGTTGAAAAATCAGACTGTCATGAAGGAGTATATCTTTCAGAAGTGGCAGAATACATGAAATTATCGATTCCAGAAACATCTAAGATGGTAAAAAGTCTTGAAAATAAAGGATATATTATCTGGAAATTAGATGAAAAAAAAGAAAGAACATACCTTGTTTTGACGAACAAGGCAATTGAATTAAGTAATTGTCAGAAAGAAAAAATGATAGAAGCTTATGAAAAAATCATATCGAATATACAAGAAGATGACCTGGCAGTTACACAGTGTACATTGAGAAAAATCCGACAGCTTATGGAAGAAATAAAATAG
- a CDS encoding citrate/2-methylcitrate synthase yields the protein MKGAIQMSNLENYMKQQAIFCEQNDSISKNLYSEYGVKRGLRDEKGQGVLTGLTNISDIKAFEYHDGVKSPCDGELSYRGYNIKDLVTGGKGKRFIFEEGAYLLLFGELPTNTQLMEFQGKLSDCMELPTDFTRDVIMKAPTSDIMGSMTRSILTLGSYDKEKESLEIPNVLRQSMQLIAVFPMLAVYAYHAYCHYEKNESMYIHRPEKDLSIAENFLRLLRPDTKFTELEARVLDIALLLHMEHGGGNNSTFTTRVVTSSGSDTYSVISAAMSSLKGKKHGGANLMVMNMMDDIKSHVKDYEDEEEITSYLSKILKKEAFDQKGLIYGMGHAVYSISDPRERVFKGFVEQLARDKGREKDMTLYNNIEKIAPKLIAKQRQIFKGVSPNIDFYSGFVYDMLNIPRELYTPLFAIARIAGWSAHRLEELITTDKIIRPAYKSLVSKKEYIEREER from the coding sequence ATGAAAGGAGCGATTCAAATGAGCAATTTGGAAAATTATATGAAACAGCAAGCAATTTTTTGTGAACAAAATGATAGCATTAGTAAGAATCTGTATTCAGAGTATGGTGTAAAAAGAGGCTTACGAGATGAAAAAGGCCAAGGTGTGTTGACAGGGCTTACAAATATTTCTGATATAAAAGCTTTTGAATATCATGATGGAGTAAAGAGCCCATGTGATGGCGAGTTATCTTATCGTGGTTATAATATAAAAGATTTAGTAACAGGAGGTAAAGGAAAAAGGTTTATCTTTGAAGAAGGAGCATATCTTCTTTTATTCGGAGAATTGCCAACTAATACACAGTTAATGGAATTTCAGGGAAAACTATCTGATTGTATGGAACTACCGACTGACTTTACCAGAGATGTCATTATGAAAGCACCTACATCAGATATTATGGGTTCTATGACTCGAAGTATTCTTACATTGGGCTCTTACGATAAGGAGAAAGAAAGTCTTGAAATTCCGAATGTGCTAAGGCAGAGTATGCAGTTGATCGCAGTATTTCCTATGTTAGCAGTATATGCATACCATGCTTATTGTCATTATGAAAAAAACGAAAGTATGTATATTCATAGACCTGAAAAAGATTTATCTATTGCTGAAAATTTCCTGCGCCTATTAAGACCAGATACAAAATTCACAGAACTGGAAGCAAGAGTACTGGATATAGCATTATTGTTACATATGGAACATGGTGGTGGTAACAATTCTACATTCACTACACGGGTAGTAACATCTTCAGGTTCAGATACTTATTCTGTTATTTCAGCAGCAATGTCATCCTTAAAAGGAAAAAAACATGGCGGTGCAAATCTGATGGTAATGAATATGATGGATGATATTAAAAGTCATGTGAAAGATTATGAAGACGAAGAGGAAATTACATCATATCTGAGTAAGATTTTGAAGAAAGAGGCGTTTGATCAGAAAGGACTTATTTATGGAATGGGACATGCTGTGTATTCTATTTCAGATCCGAGAGAAAGGGTGTTCAAAGGCTTTGTAGAACAACTCGCAAGGGATAAAGGACGTGAGAAAGATATGACCCTTTATAACAATATTGAGAAGATTGCACCTAAGTTGATTGCAAAGCAGCGTCAGATATTCAAAGGAGTAAGTCCTAATATAGATTTCTATAGTGGTTTTGTGTATGATATGTTGAATATTCCAAGAGAATTGTACACGCCATTATTTGCGATAGCAAGAATTGCTGGTTGGAGTGCACATCGCCTGGAAGAATTGATAACTACAGATAAGATCATTCGACCAGCATATAAGAGCCTAGTCAGCAAAAAAGAATATATAGAAAGAGAGGAACGATAA
- a CDS encoding type II toxin-antitoxin system PemK/MazF family toxin, translated as MKEKDIKDIRWGDIYYCDLGVTNGSVQSGIRPVLVIQTNRLNENSPTVVVAAITAVKKKTTMNTHIELDTDCGLKEPSMVMLEQLRTVDKATELDNFVGRITDSSKIKEIRRGLKFAVGIPIKPKNERKGVVLSLCPRCRSEFQSIPENIVKRLDPFQSEKEVCDKCQVGYGYEYMIFKKHRRNGSGGGNNV; from the coding sequence ATGAAGGAAAAAGATATTAAGGATATCAGATGGGGAGATATTTATTACTGTGATTTGGGTGTTACCAACGGCAGCGTTCAATCGGGAATAAGACCCGTACTTGTGATTCAAACAAATCGTTTGAATGAAAATAGTCCCACAGTTGTTGTTGCGGCTATTACTGCCGTTAAAAAGAAAACGACTATGAATACACACATTGAACTGGATACGGATTGCGGATTGAAAGAGCCGTCAATGGTTATGCTCGAACAACTTCGAACTGTTGATAAAGCCACCGAGCTTGATAATTTTGTCGGCAGGATAACCGACTCCAGTAAAATCAAGGAAATCAGGCGTGGATTAAAATTTGCGGTTGGCATTCCCATAAAACCCAAAAATGAGCGAAAAGGAGTTGTATTGAGTCTTTGCCCTCGTTGCAGAAGCGAGTTTCAATCTATCCCTGAGAACATCGTAAAAAGACTTGACCCTTTTCAGTCGGAAAAGGAAGTGTGCGATAAATGTCAGGTTGGCTATGGCTATGAGTATATGATTTTCAAAAAGCACCGCCGTAACGGTTCTGGAGGTGGCAATAATGTTTGA
- a CDS encoding helix-turn-helix domain-containing protein, producing the protein MFEDKIEAMNQQPNTSEYSSGYEKRVYTVEEIMDVLNIGKNTAYALVNSGVFHFVKVGGHYRISKKSFDRWLDNIDNESSGCQVYD; encoded by the coding sequence ATGTTTGAAGATAAAATTGAAGCAATGAACCAACAGCCAAATACTTCCGAATATAGTTCCGGTTATGAAAAAAGAGTTTATACCGTCGAAGAAATAATGGATGTTCTCAATATTGGGAAGAACACCGCTTATGCTCTCGTAAATTCTGGTGTATTCCATTTTGTAAAGGTCGGCGGTCATTACAGAATATCGAAAAAGAGCTTTGACCGTTGGCTCGATAATATTGATAACGAAAGCTCCGGCTGTCAAGTATACGATTGA
- a CDS encoding ATP-dependent RecD-like DNA helicase: MMQIDSAILATDKVICKNISRFDDSERGLLSQNILSQLRNFVEYIADKVYANGSDLDPNNYALNVEALKYLQTRGDLRFLHQFHELLQKSVSHYTLDENGSERLMLKYYEYLLKIKIFLNDTYGLHVLDNIEDFPLDTDTELSEYHEKIAEKIYSPSPGFSTSTYSDRYYIQKIKPFFVNQRIYYEVTFTAANSKMSKFDRVITFSRYEILSNYAVKLSIRNDSINVLGKDMTIQIIDGWNVSIRPCELDNFADIIGKHSKINTGTKEYSELMRFLTETKMPLSELVVCSEQYYSFVKNQITSQARTTYIFDTLDQCREIILSNKPGCNVLKYLLYHLNNRIIKWQRWNDGCSLLSGLNLSYGCIPFDRMPFCTSLRNHNPRIYDLLDCLSEKGREHELFARHIQNNTEIEGMLFTPQKDIVGFDNIDALISTYNRKLYLPKHEHRKLMTFHDFVYIKGYADDSAFIIQKLRDLATSGIAQYTGSVDSWLNKGSYSIDSPEKKDALRNMFAKSQVALIYGSAGTGKSTLINHISNFFSNQKKLYLANTHPAVDNMRRKVTASNREFNTIASFISEKNQHTECDVLIIDECSTVSNSDMRKVLEKAEFKLLVLVGDVYQIESIYFGNWFDIARNFISKDSIFELTHPYRTQNENLLTVWERVRNLDIAILEPMVKSKYSIRLDESIFSHAEEDEIILCLNYDGLYGINNINRFLQNSNPSPAIQWGIGLYKVGDPVLFNESDRFSPLIHNNSKGRIVGIATEEMKIWFEIELDCVINELDAWGYDFELMDASKSGNSIIKFSVDKYRSTDEDDDYSDTVVPFQVAYAVSIHKAQGLEYRSVKIVITTETEERITHNIFYTAITRAKENLRIYWSPETEKSVLENLTVRDSRRDANLLKQLYSL; encoded by the coding sequence ATGATGCAAATTGACAGTGCAATACTGGCTACAGACAAAGTGATTTGTAAAAATATCAGTAGATTTGATGACTCAGAACGTGGGTTATTGAGTCAGAATATTTTGTCGCAGTTACGTAATTTTGTAGAATATATTGCAGATAAAGTATATGCTAATGGTTCAGACCTCGACCCCAATAATTATGCTCTAAATGTTGAAGCGTTGAAGTATTTGCAAACAAGAGGAGACCTCCGTTTTTTACACCAATTTCATGAGCTTCTTCAAAAGTCGGTGTCACATTACACTTTAGATGAAAATGGTTCTGAAAGACTAATGTTGAAGTACTATGAGTATCTCCTAAAAATAAAAATCTTTCTTAATGATACTTATGGGCTTCATGTTCTGGATAATATTGAAGATTTTCCATTGGATACGGATACAGAACTGTCAGAGTATCATGAGAAAATTGCAGAAAAAATTTACAGTCCAAGTCCGGGATTTTCAACAAGTACATATTCAGATAGATATTATATTCAGAAGATTAAGCCGTTCTTTGTAAACCAGCGAATATACTACGAAGTTACATTTACTGCGGCGAACAGTAAAATGAGCAAATTTGACCGAGTAATCACTTTTTCACGTTATGAAATACTAAGTAACTATGCGGTAAAACTTTCGATTCGTAATGATTCGATCAATGTTTTAGGAAAAGACATGACTATTCAAATTATCGATGGGTGGAATGTATCAATACGTCCCTGCGAATTGGATAATTTTGCAGATATTATCGGAAAACATTCTAAAATCAACACAGGAACAAAAGAGTATTCCGAATTGATGCGATTTTTGACGGAAACTAAAATGCCACTATCCGAGTTGGTTGTGTGCTCAGAACAGTATTATAGTTTTGTAAAAAATCAGATTACAAGTCAGGCAAGAACGACTTATATTTTTGACACCCTTGATCAGTGTAGAGAGATAATCTTATCCAATAAGCCTGGATGTAATGTGCTTAAGTATCTACTGTACCATTTGAATAACAGAATTATTAAATGGCAGCGTTGGAATGATGGCTGTTCGTTGTTGTCAGGGCTAAATTTAAGTTATGGATGTATTCCGTTTGATAGAATGCCGTTTTGTACATCATTGAGAAATCATAATCCACGCATATACGATTTGCTGGATTGCCTATCGGAAAAAGGTAGAGAACATGAACTATTCGCACGCCATATTCAAAATAATACAGAGATAGAAGGGATGTTGTTTACACCCCAAAAGGATATAGTAGGTTTTGATAATATTGATGCGCTGATTAGTACATATAATCGCAAGTTATATCTTCCAAAACACGAACACAGAAAGCTGATGACTTTTCATGATTTTGTGTATATCAAAGGATATGCTGATGATAGCGCATTCATAATTCAAAAATTACGAGATCTAGCAACAAGTGGAATAGCACAATATACCGGATCTGTAGATTCATGGCTGAACAAAGGCTCATATTCTATTGATTCGCCAGAGAAAAAAGACGCATTGCGAAATATGTTTGCAAAATCGCAGGTGGCACTTATTTATGGTTCTGCCGGAACTGGAAAATCAACGCTGATCAATCATATTTCAAACTTCTTTTCTAACCAGAAAAAGTTGTATTTGGCGAATACACATCCAGCAGTAGACAATATGCGCAGGAAAGTAACCGCCAGCAATAGAGAGTTTAATACCATTGCAAGTTTTATTTCCGAAAAGAATCAGCACACAGAATGCGATGTTCTTATTATCGATGAGTGTAGTACAGTAAGCAATTCTGATATGCGAAAAGTCTTAGAAAAGGCAGAGTTTAAGCTTCTGGTTCTTGTAGGAGATGTTTATCAGATTGAATCAATCTATTTTGGAAATTGGTTTGATATTGCACGCAATTTCATTTCCAAAGACTCTATCTTCGAACTAACACATCCATACAGAACGCAAAATGAAAACCTTCTCACCGTGTGGGAAAGAGTGCGAAATCTGGACATTGCAATTTTGGAGCCTATGGTTAAGAGCAAATATTCCATCCGTCTGGATGAATCTATTTTCTCCCATGCAGAAGAAGATGAAATCATTCTCTGCTTAAATTACGATGGATTGTACGGAATTAATAACATCAATCGCTTCTTACAGAACAGTAATCCGAGTCCAGCGATTCAATGGGGTATTGGATTGTATAAAGTTGGCGATCCTGTATTGTTTAATGAATCAGACCGCTTCTCTCCTTTGATTCACAACAATTCGAAGGGGCGTATTGTTGGTATTGCAACAGAGGAAATGAAGATTTGGTTCGAAATTGAGTTGGATTGCGTGATTAATGAATTGGATGCATGGGGGTATGATTTTGAATTGATGGATGCATCTAAAAGCGGAAATTCTATAATTAAATTCAGCGTTGATAAATACAGAAGCACCGATGAAGATGATGATTATTCTGACACAGTTGTTCCATTTCAAGTTGCTTATGCGGTATCCATCCACAAGGCTCAGGGTTTGGAATATCGTTCTGTGAAAATTGTAATTACCACCGAAACTGAAGAACGCATTACACACAATATTTTCTATACTGCAATCACTCGTGCAAAAGAAAATCTTAGAATCTATTGGAGCCCGGAAACGGAAAAGAGTGTGTTGGAAAATCTAACAGTTAGAGATTCCAGGCGAGATGCCAATCTATTGAAGCAACTATATTCTCTGTGA
- a CDS encoding TIGR02391 family protein produces MRREEYACPNGCSLPPRKKQLREYRNGTYGFNFYDFTFCPCCGSLMPYSLKKLKGFFEVYNIHAALSDAVQLIYKSEFESAAREAFVAVENYLKKKSGLDSHGFDLATRALSFEIDKQTGEIKRAPLIAINDLKNESERNEQDGIRYMLMGFFQGPRNLYQHNHIGSGVSNSISVIIEASFFLHLLDGHSITQNGRWIPETVDYREIYQKMPKRIDRWRLVRLLKKRARMLKKNP; encoded by the coding sequence ATGAGGAGAGAAGAATACGCTTGTCCTAATGGGTGTTCTCTTCCACCCAGAAAAAAGCAACTTAGGGAATATCGCAACGGTACATATGGGTTTAACTTTTATGATTTTACATTCTGTCCTTGTTGCGGCAGTTTAATGCCATATTCGCTAAAGAAGCTCAAAGGATTTTTTGAGGTATACAATATCCACGCAGCGTTATCGGATGCGGTGCAACTCATATATAAATCCGAGTTTGAGTCGGCAGCACGTGAAGCCTTCGTGGCTGTGGAAAATTATCTCAAAAAGAAGTCAGGCCTGGATTCGCATGGATTCGATCTGGCGACAAGAGCACTTTCTTTTGAAATAGACAAGCAAACCGGCGAAATAAAGAGGGCTCCCCTTATTGCAATCAATGATCTGAAAAACGAATCGGAGCGCAATGAGCAGGACGGCATCAGGTATATGCTTATGGGTTTCTTTCAGGGGCCTCGTAATCTGTACCAACACAATCATATTGGCTCCGGTGTAAGCAATTCTATTTCCGTAATCATCGAAGCATCCTTCTTCCTTCATCTGCTTGATGGGCACAGCATTACTCAAAACGGACGGTGGATTCCAGAAACAGTAGATTATCGGGAAATTTATCAAAAGATGCCTAAGCGAATTGATCGCTGGAGGCTGGTACGTCTATTGAAGAAGCGTGCTCGTATGTTGAAGAAGAATCCATGA